One window of Deinococcus metalli genomic DNA carries:
- a CDS encoding RNA polymerase sigma factor, producing MTLDDPHTTLPDHQLLRLAPRDERAFEALVTRHAPAVHRLAAVTVGPGAADDVVQEVFVALHRSVKTFRGDAQLSTWLHRVTLNACYRALKTRKTVPLEDAPEPAAPHDPVQAGEQSDLRERLRRALDTLPPEQREAVTLREIAGLEYAQIAELTGVELGTVKSRINRGRAALREWLTRAGVRP from the coding sequence GTGACCTTGGATGACCCCCACACCACCCTGCCCGACCACCAGCTCCTGCGGCTGGCCCCGCGAGACGAGCGGGCCTTCGAGGCGCTCGTGACGCGCCACGCGCCCGCGGTCCACCGCCTGGCAGCCGTCACGGTCGGCCCCGGCGCGGCAGACGACGTGGTGCAGGAGGTGTTCGTGGCGCTGCACCGCAGCGTGAAGACCTTCCGCGGCGACGCGCAGCTCTCGACGTGGCTGCACCGCGTGACCCTGAACGCCTGCTACAGGGCGCTGAAAACCCGCAAGACCGTGCCGCTGGAGGACGCACCGGAGCCCGCCGCACCCCACGATCCCGTGCAGGCGGGCGAGCAGTCGGACCTGCGCGAACGGCTGCGGCGGGCGCTGGACACCCTGCCGCCCGAGCAGCGCGAGGCCGTGACGCTGCGCGAGATCGCCGGGCTGGAGTACGCCCAGATCGCCGAGTTGACCGGCGTGGAGCTGGGCACCGTGAAGAGCCGTATCAACCGGGGCCGCGCGGCGCTGCGCGAGTGGCTCACCCGCGCGGGCGTGCGCCCGTGA
- a CDS encoding transcriptional regulator has protein sequence MRGLRAPALLLAALLGAHAGAAPADDLLAALRRAQTLEARGEVTITVLFPPRAVPTRTARRLPRVAFVPALLRRNFTVTAADGGTVAGRATTRFDLTPNRPGAARWSLWVDRAWTLPLAYEERTAAGDLARRAEIVKVNAKPVAVTPPEPALPAGLRAAVVRALPGVGFPPGFEPSGVTARSGGVSVALTDGVNVLALVVAPRNVKAAPGIASRRVGGSFVWLVGNLPQDLLTAALAGIHDIDPAGLDPFVTPAQEATP, from the coding sequence GTGAGGGGCCTGAGGGCGCCGGCCCTGCTGCTGGCCGCGCTGCTGGGCGCCCACGCGGGCGCGGCCCCGGCCGACGACCTGCTGGCTGCGCTGCGCCGGGCGCAGACGCTGGAGGCGAGGGGTGAGGTGACCATCACCGTGCTGTTCCCGCCGCGCGCGGTGCCGACCCGCACGGCCAGGCGGCTGCCGCGGGTGGCCTTCGTACCTGCGCTGCTGCGGCGCAACTTCACGGTGACGGCCGCGGACGGCGGCACGGTCGCGGGCCGGGCCACCACGCGCTTTGACCTCACGCCCAACCGCCCCGGCGCGGCCCGCTGGTCGCTGTGGGTGGACCGGGCGTGGACCCTCCCGCTGGCGTACGAGGAACGCACCGCGGCCGGCGACCTTGCCCGGCGCGCCGAGATCGTGAAGGTGAACGCCAAGCCCGTCGCGGTCACGCCGCCGGAGCCTGCCCTGCCGGCGGGGCTGCGCGCCGCGGTCGTGCGGGCGCTGCCCGGCGTGGGCTTCCCGCCGGGCTTCGAACCCTCGGGCGTGACGGCCCGCTCGGGCGGCGTGAGCGTCGCGCTGACGGACGGCGTGAACGTGCTGGCGCTGGTCGTGGCGCCCCGGAACGTCAAGGCCGCGCCGGGCATCGCGTCGCGGCGGGTGGGCGGGAGCTTCGTGTGGCTGGTCGGAAACCTGCCGCAGGACCTGCTGACGGCCGCCCTCGCCGGCATCCACGACATCGACCCGGCGGGCCTGGACCCGTTCGTGACCCCAGCCCAGGAGGCAACCCCGTGA
- a CDS encoding DUF1800 domain-containing protein: MTLTPHTRPLSAEDAAHFLRRTAFGGTDSQIRALTGRAAADATREALAFTAALAPANPFDPATGATTGAMLQLTRARWLYELVYGPHPLREKLVLTWSNHFVIGTDKVRNHPALAGYLATLRQHAATPDFTRLALAVAQTPAMLRYLDNDQNKKGKPNENFSRELLELFTVGLGPYSEADVREGARALSGWTFTGGRGNKNFLEPQAFVFNARQHDTGQKTYLGQRGNLSPEDVVRAAATHPQTALSVSRKLHRAFMADTPDERAVQGSAETWRRTNGNVGAVLTELLSSAEFYASRARIVRSPVEYVVGALRTMGQPALEPKAVLNLMQTAGRMGQVLLQPDTVKGWDGGREWINDSALLLRLQAAAALTLGQSAPTLDRAPSDLALFGSERSAAAAALTSLNARQRTYLALVSPEFQLA; this comes from the coding sequence GTGACCCTGACCCCCCACACCCGCCCGCTGTCGGCCGAGGACGCCGCGCATTTTCTGCGCCGCACGGCCTTCGGCGGCACCGACTCGCAGATCCGCGCGCTGACCGGCCGCGCCGCCGCCGACGCGACGCGCGAGGCGCTGGCCTTTACAGCCGCGCTCGCGCCGGCCAATCCCTTCGATCCGGCGACCGGGGCGACGACGGGCGCGATGCTCCAGCTCACCCGCGCCCGGTGGCTGTACGAACTCGTCTACGGCCCGCACCCGCTGCGCGAGAAGCTGGTCCTGACGTGGAGCAACCACTTCGTGATCGGCACCGACAAGGTGCGCAACCACCCGGCGCTCGCGGGCTACCTGGCCACCCTGCGTCAGCACGCGGCCACGCCGGACTTCACGCGCCTGGCACTGGCGGTGGCCCAGACGCCGGCCATGCTGCGCTACCTCGACAACGACCAGAACAAGAAGGGCAAGCCCAACGAGAACTTCAGCCGTGAACTGCTGGAGCTGTTCACCGTGGGTCTCGGGCCCTACAGCGAGGCGGACGTGCGCGAGGGCGCCCGCGCGCTGAGCGGCTGGACCTTCACCGGCGGGCGCGGGAACAAGAACTTCCTGGAGCCGCAGGCATTCGTGTTCAACGCCCGCCAGCACGACACCGGCCAGAAGACGTACCTGGGACAGCGCGGCAACCTCTCGCCGGAGGACGTGGTGCGCGCCGCCGCCACGCATCCGCAGACGGCGCTGAGCGTGTCCCGCAAGCTGCACCGCGCGTTCATGGCCGACACCCCTGACGAGCGGGCCGTGCAGGGCAGCGCCGAGACGTGGCGGCGCACCAACGGCAACGTGGGCGCGGTGCTGACCGAACTGCTGTCCAGCGCCGAGTTCTACGCCAGCCGGGCGCGGATCGTCCGCTCGCCGGTGGAGTACGTGGTGGGCGCCCTGCGCACCATGGGGCAGCCGGCGCTGGAGCCCAAGGCCGTGCTGAACCTCATGCAGACGGCCGGACGCATGGGGCAGGTGCTCCTGCAGCCCGACACCGTGAAGGGCTGGGACGGCGGGCGCGAGTGGATCAACGACTCGGCCCTGCTGCTGCGCCTGCAGGCCGCGGCGGCCCTGACGCTCGGCCAGAGCGCGCCCACGCTGGACCGCGCGCCGTCCGACCTGGCCCTGTTCGGCAGCGAGCGCTCGGCGGCGGCGGCCGCCCTGACGTCCCTGAACGCCCGGCAGCGCACGTACCTCGCGCTGGTCAGCCCGGAATTCCAGCTGGCGTGA
- a CDS encoding DUF1501 domain-containing protein, which yields MTNRRDFLKLSALAVAATTGMPGFLARAAAQAGGTKTLVVIQLTGGNDGLNTLVPYSNGAYYAARPTIAVAKKDVLTLTPDLGMHPALRPLMPLWDAGKFAWIENVGYPNPNRSHFASMAIWHTADPTQAQAEGWIGRIAERIGDPFCASNIGATTPQALRAADFSLPSIDGVDRFQLKLPQGLNAPFTALLDAPRSGEAEYLVRATRQMMTNTARVQASVKKYRPGATYPESAFAAQLRDTARLIAAGVGQRVLYVSLGGFDTHAGQRAEQDELLATLAEGLAAFHADLQTQGLADDVIVMGFSEFGRRVAENDSAGTDHGKGSVMFALGQGVKGGVHGSSPDLEDLSEGDVKYKQDFRGVYAGALTRWLQLDARAILNGDFAGPAWVA from the coding sequence ATGACGAACCGACGTGATTTCCTGAAACTCTCCGCGCTGGCCGTGGCCGCGACGACGGGCATGCCGGGCTTCCTGGCGCGCGCGGCGGCGCAGGCGGGCGGCACCAAGACGCTGGTCGTGATCCAGCTCACCGGCGGCAACGACGGCCTCAATACCCTGGTGCCGTACTCGAACGGCGCGTACTACGCCGCGCGGCCGACCATCGCCGTGGCGAAAAAGGACGTGCTGACCCTCACGCCGGACCTGGGCATGCACCCCGCGCTGCGGCCGCTGATGCCGCTGTGGGACGCGGGTAAGTTCGCGTGGATCGAGAACGTGGGATACCCGAACCCGAACCGCAGCCACTTCGCCAGCATGGCGATCTGGCACACCGCCGATCCTACCCAGGCGCAGGCCGAGGGGTGGATCGGGCGCATCGCGGAGCGGATCGGCGATCCCTTCTGCGCCAGCAACATCGGCGCGACCACGCCGCAGGCGCTGCGGGCCGCGGACTTCAGCCTGCCCAGCATCGACGGCGTCGACCGCTTCCAGCTGAAACTCCCGCAGGGCCTGAACGCACCCTTCACGGCGCTGCTGGACGCCCCACGCAGCGGCGAGGCCGAGTACCTCGTGCGCGCCACCCGGCAGATGATGACAAACACCGCGCGCGTGCAGGCCAGCGTGAAGAAGTACCGGCCGGGCGCGACGTACCCGGAGTCGGCCTTCGCGGCGCAGCTGCGCGACACGGCCCGCCTGATCGCGGCGGGGGTGGGCCAGCGGGTGCTGTACGTGTCGCTGGGCGGCTTCGACACGCACGCCGGCCAGCGCGCCGAGCAGGACGAACTGCTCGCCACCCTGGCGGAGGGACTCGCGGCCTTCCACGCCGACCTGCAGACGCAGGGCCTCGCCGACGACGTGATCGTGATGGGCTTTTCCGAGTTCGGGCGCCGCGTCGCGGAGAACGACTCGGCCGGCACGGACCACGGCAAGGGCAGCGTGATGTTCGCGCTGGGCCAGGGCGTCAAGGGCGGCGTGCACGGCAGCAGTCCGGACCTGGAGGACCTCTCGGAGGGCGACGTCAAGTACAAGCAGGACTTCCGCGGCGTGTATGCCGGCGCCCTGACGCGGTGGCTGCAGCTGGACGCCCGCGCCATCCTGAACGGGGACTTCGCGGGACCGGCGTGGGTCGCGTGA
- a CDS encoding GGDEF domain-containing protein, with protein MPVEEPGGPPLGQARRRGSLLICVGGAVTFATLAAIQQGGASGPYVAGALLSALLGVCSLRLSAQRMDTLLGWGADLGALLSIGVVSRNAGPFSAQTVLILSVFLVLWFGVLSLRAATLRAALLVGAVAVVGALRTPPEPVPVVGFAFLALLIGQMTSSGRVIRREVSEKTHYATLAMTDMLTGLLNRRALHAAMNAAYAAGTRRGHARPDGLGILLLDLDHFKSINDNYGHDIGDSVLQHVAGVLRACADPDDQVARWGGEEFLMLVRTAERDDLERRATRVIATLRAIHSGLPPVTVSIGIAHGSEAPDVDSLLRIADRRLYRAKRGGRDRLNKDTLIHLPDQGD; from the coding sequence ATGCCGGTGGAGGAGCCAGGCGGGCCGCCCCTCGGCCAGGCGAGGCGCAGGGGCTCCCTCCTGATCTGTGTGGGCGGCGCGGTCACCTTCGCCACCCTGGCGGCCATTCAGCAGGGCGGCGCCAGCGGGCCCTACGTGGCCGGGGCGCTGCTCTCGGCGCTGCTGGGCGTGTGCTCGCTGCGCCTGAGCGCCCAGCGTATGGACACGCTGCTCGGCTGGGGCGCCGACCTGGGCGCGCTGCTCTCCATCGGGGTCGTGAGCCGCAACGCCGGGCCCTTCAGTGCCCAGACCGTGCTGATCCTGAGCGTGTTTCTGGTGCTGTGGTTCGGAGTGCTGTCCCTGCGGGCCGCCACCCTCCGCGCGGCGCTGCTGGTCGGCGCGGTCGCCGTGGTGGGCGCGCTGCGCACCCCGCCCGAACCGGTGCCGGTGGTGGGCTTCGCGTTCCTGGCGCTGCTGATCGGTCAGATGACGTCCAGCGGCCGAGTGATCCGCCGGGAAGTCAGCGAGAAGACGCACTACGCGACCCTGGCCATGACCGACATGCTCACCGGGCTGCTGAACCGCCGGGCGCTGCACGCCGCCATGAACGCCGCCTACGCGGCCGGCACGCGCCGCGGCCACGCCCGGCCGGACGGCCTGGGCATCCTGCTGCTCGACCTCGACCACTTCAAGAGCATCAACGACAACTACGGCCACGACATCGGTGACAGCGTGCTCCAGCACGTCGCGGGCGTGCTGCGCGCGTGCGCCGACCCGGACGACCAGGTGGCCCGCTGGGGCGGCGAGGAATTCCTGATGCTGGTCCGCACCGCCGAACGCGACGACCTCGAGCGGCGCGCCACGCGCGTCATCGCCACGCTGCGCGCCATCCACAGCGGCCTGCCGCCCGTGACTGTCAGCATCGGTATCGCGCATGGCAGCGAGGCGCCGGACGTGGACAGCCTGCTGCGGATCGCGGACCGCCGGCTGTACCGCGCCAAACGCGGCGGCCGCGACCGGTTGAACAAGGACACCCTGATCCACCTGCCGGACCAGGGTGACTGA
- a CDS encoding GNAT family N-acetyltransferase — MDATEPLPANTAFTLRPFQNADADAVARVVTASVRGLWTYRSDDFRQSAEPRRRLVAVLGNAVVATAHLLPFGPSTPDALRLDLAGDGAAFTPLYLALLGDLPAAVRAGEYTRLLGVTREDFPETMHFFHAAGFRNAWQSWGAHLDLRAFDAAAFQPLEKRLFLNGYEVERLRPDAPEADWDDLHVLHVIGRDDVPRTPATTPDALTRDELRATVLRGEAVFVTRWRGRIVASTRLSVREHAVESEDTVTHPAHRGRGVATTVKAHALGWARAEGRSRAGTGGAVLNVPMLRVNARLGYRVEPMWVTWERQL; from the coding sequence ATGGACGCGACCGAACCGCTGCCGGCGAACACGGCATTCACGCTACGCCCCTTCCAGAATGCCGACGCGGATGCTGTGGCCAGGGTGGTCACGGCCAGCGTGCGCGGCCTGTGGACTTACCGTTCAGACGACTTCCGCCAGAGTGCCGAGCCGCGGCGTCGACTGGTCGCCGTGCTGGGGAACGCGGTGGTCGCCACCGCCCACCTGCTTCCCTTCGGCCCCAGTACTCCGGACGCCCTGCGCCTCGACCTCGCCGGCGACGGCGCCGCCTTCACGCCGCTGTATCTCGCGTTGCTGGGCGACCTGCCCGCCGCGGTCCGGGCGGGCGAGTACACGCGGCTCCTGGGTGTGACGCGCGAGGACTTCCCCGAGACCATGCACTTCTTCCACGCGGCCGGGTTCCGCAACGCGTGGCAATCGTGGGGAGCGCATCTCGACCTGCGCGCCTTCGACGCGGCCGCGTTTCAGCCGCTGGAGAAGCGCCTGTTCCTGAACGGTTACGAAGTGGAACGCCTGCGCCCCGACGCTCCTGAGGCTGATTGGGACGACCTGCATGTCCTCCACGTCATTGGGCGGGACGACGTGCCGCGCACGCCCGCAACCACGCCGGATGCCCTGACGCGGGACGAACTGCGCGCCACGGTCCTGCGCGGGGAGGCCGTGTTCGTGACCCGCTGGCGCGGCCGGATCGTGGCCAGCACCCGGCTGAGCGTCCGTGAGCACGCCGTCGAGAGTGAGGACACCGTCACGCACCCGGCGCACCGGGGCCGCGGCGTCGCCACCACCGTGAAGGCGCATGCCCTGGGCTGGGCCCGGGCGGAGGGCCGGAGCCGCGCCGGGACCGGCGGCGCCGTGCTGAACGTGCCGATGCTGCGCGTGAACGCCCGGCTGGGCTATCGCGTGGAGCCCATGTGGGTCACGTGGGAACGCCAACTGTGA
- a CDS encoding GntR family transcriptional regulator, with protein sequence MSRDAALTDALRSALDPAGPLPPYAQLRAALAQAIERGVLRPGDPLPTVRALAADLGLAVNTVAKTYAALKHDGLTENRAGAGTTVARTAWTGGLHEREAVERWRQHTRDLLAAGVQPAALRGALDDVLALDSGARPDRDGQEERL encoded by the coding sequence ATGAGCCGCGACGCCGCCCTGACCGACGCCCTGAGGTCCGCCCTCGATCCGGCCGGACCGCTACCGCCCTACGCGCAGCTGCGCGCGGCGCTGGCGCAGGCCATCGAGCGCGGCGTACTGCGGCCCGGCGACCCCCTGCCGACCGTGCGCGCCCTGGCGGCCGACCTGGGTCTGGCCGTGAACACCGTGGCGAAGACCTACGCCGCGCTGAAACACGACGGCCTGACCGAGAACCGCGCGGGGGCCGGTACGACGGTGGCCCGCACCGCGTGGACCGGCGGCCTGCACGAGCGCGAGGCCGTGGAACGCTGGCGCCAGCACACCCGTGACCTGCTGGCGGCCGGCGTGCAGCCCGCCGCCCTGCGCGGCGCGCTCGACGACGTGCTGGCCCTGGACAGCGGCGCCCGGCCGGACCGCGACGGTCAAGAAGAACGCCTATAA
- the tkt gene encoding transketolase, with amino-acid sequence MSTDVPTLSVNTIRTLSIDGVQAANSGHPGAPLGAAPMAYVVWQDFLRFNPKHPEWAGRDRFVLSAGHASMLIYSLLHLTGYDMPLDELKHFRQWGSKTPGHPEFFHTPGLDATTGPLGQGAAMSVGMAMAEAHLAARYNREGFKVFDNHTYSILGDGDLQEGVNHESAALAGHLKLGKLIWLHDDNHVQLDTATDKAESEDTAERYRAYGWEVLKVEDGNDLDAIRQALTVARNNASQPTLIQVRTIIGYGSPKAGTSKAHGEALGEAAVAETKQALGWDYPPFTVPDEVRAHMDATERGAALEAEWTALLDGYRAAHPDLGREVDALLARELPANLSEALPSYEVGGKAVATRNASGEVINALAKVVPGVMGGSADLSGSTKTTIADGGVLDHDHYAGRNVYFGVREFGMAAAGNGLSLYGGLRPLVGTFLVFADYLKPAFRLSAIQMQPVTYVLTHDSIGLGEDGPTHQPIDQLAMLRAVPGAHVIRPADANETAAAWAMALEYDKGPTALALSRQDLPILPRNHAGVKRGAYVVHDPEGGQAQAILIASGSEVSLAIDAAKALQGEGVGVRVVSMPCMEVFRAQDQAYRDSILTPGVARVAVEAASKQPWYEWTLGGPVIGMETFGASAPAKVLFEKFGFSVENVTKVVRSVL; translated from the coding sequence ATGTCAACCGACGTGCCCACGCTGAGTGTGAACACCATCCGCACGCTGTCCATCGACGGGGTTCAGGCCGCCAACAGCGGACACCCCGGCGCGCCCCTGGGGGCGGCCCCGATGGCCTACGTGGTGTGGCAGGACTTCCTGCGCTTCAACCCGAAGCACCCCGAGTGGGCCGGGCGCGACCGCTTCGTACTGTCGGCCGGGCACGCCAGCATGCTGATCTACTCGCTGCTGCACCTCACCGGCTACGACATGCCCCTGGACGAACTCAAGCACTTCCGCCAGTGGGGCAGCAAGACCCCGGGCCACCCCGAGTTCTTCCACACCCCTGGCCTGGACGCCACCACCGGTCCGCTGGGCCAGGGCGCGGCGATGTCGGTCGGCATGGCCATGGCCGAGGCGCATCTGGCCGCGCGCTACAACCGCGAGGGCTTCAAGGTGTTCGACAACCACACCTACTCCATCCTGGGTGACGGCGACCTGCAGGAGGGCGTGAACCACGAGTCGGCCGCGCTGGCCGGCCACCTCAAGCTCGGCAAGCTGATCTGGCTGCACGACGACAACCACGTGCAGCTCGATACCGCCACCGACAAGGCCGAGTCCGAGGACACCGCCGAGCGCTACCGCGCCTACGGCTGGGAAGTCCTGAAGGTCGAGGACGGCAACGACCTGGACGCGATCCGCCAGGCGCTGACGGTCGCGCGCAACAACGCCTCGCAGCCGACCCTGATCCAGGTGCGCACCATCATCGGCTACGGCAGTCCCAAGGCCGGCACCAGCAAGGCCCACGGCGAGGCGCTGGGCGAGGCGGCGGTGGCCGAGACGAAGCAGGCCCTGGGCTGGGACTACCCGCCCTTCACGGTGCCGGACGAGGTGCGCGCCCACATGGACGCCACCGAGCGCGGCGCGGCGCTGGAGGCCGAGTGGACCGCCCTGCTGGACGGCTACCGCGCCGCGCACCCGGATCTCGGCAGGGAAGTGGACGCGCTCCTCGCCCGCGAGTTGCCCGCGAACCTCTCGGAAGCGCTGCCCAGCTACGAGGTGGGCGGCAAGGCTGTCGCCACCCGCAACGCCAGCGGTGAGGTCATCAACGCCCTGGCGAAGGTCGTGCCGGGCGTGATGGGCGGCAGCGCCGACCTCTCGGGCAGCACCAAGACCACCATCGCGGACGGCGGCGTCCTCGACCACGACCACTACGCCGGCCGCAACGTGTACTTCGGCGTGCGCGAGTTCGGCATGGCCGCTGCCGGCAACGGCCTGAGCCTGTACGGCGGCCTGCGGCCGCTGGTCGGCACCTTCCTGGTGTTCGCGGACTACCTCAAGCCCGCGTTCCGCCTGTCGGCCATCCAGATGCAGCCCGTGACCTACGTCCTCACGCACGACTCGATCGGCCTGGGCGAGGACGGCCCCACCCACCAGCCCATCGACCAGCTCGCCATGCTGCGTGCCGTGCCCGGCGCCCACGTGATCCGCCCCGCCGACGCGAACGAGACGGCGGCCGCGTGGGCCATGGCCCTGGAGTACGACAAGGGCCCCACGGCGCTCGCCCTGTCCCGCCAGGACCTGCCGATCCTGCCGCGCAACCACGCCGGCGTGAAGCGCGGCGCCTACGTCGTGCACGACCCTGAGGGCGGCCAGGCGCAGGCGATCCTGATCGCGTCTGGCTCGGAGGTCAGCCTGGCGATCGACGCGGCGAAGGCCCTGCAGGGTGAGGGCGTCGGTGTGCGCGTGGTGTCCATGCCGTGCATGGAAGTCTTCCGCGCACAGGACCAGGCGTACCGCGACTCGATCCTCACGCCGGGCGTGGCGCGGGTCGCGGTCGAGGCCGCCAGCAAGCAGCCGTGGTACGAGTGGACGCTGGGCGGCCCCGTGATCGGCATGGAGACCTTCGGCGCGTCGGCGCCCGCCAAGGTGCTGTTCGAGAAGTTCGGCTTCAGCGTCGAGAACGTCACGAAGGTCGTCCGGAGCGTCCTGTAA
- a CDS encoding roadblock/LC7 domain-containing protein: protein MTNAVYTMIARALGKLVSDRAAESMLRTALRDLRLSQDTVTGTDMQRVLSGPLLARLSPVLTPERARRELVALSRQLEAADVKAPTLFTLPGPSASWEEHSDATATHWDQLDLDVNDFEFDDPDAALVTAGQTYDLDSPLGQEELLQNLGRLSGVQGVMVCRANGEVLRVRAIRDAAGLGAVVAASALLFQQRGLRLMSAELGGRTVCMRPLGAHCVAVIVNSQSNVGRLLVELQHLRAAA from the coding sequence ATGACGAACGCCGTTTACACCATGATCGCGCGCGCCCTCGGGAAGCTGGTCTCGGACCGGGCGGCCGAGAGCATGCTGCGCACCGCGCTGCGTGACCTGCGGCTCTCGCAAGACACCGTGACGGGCACGGACATGCAGCGGGTGCTGTCGGGGCCGCTGCTCGCACGCCTGTCCCCGGTACTCACGCCGGAGCGGGCGCGGCGGGAACTGGTGGCGCTGTCGCGGCAGCTCGAGGCGGCGGACGTGAAGGCGCCCACCCTCTTCACGTTGCCGGGCCCGTCCGCGTCGTGGGAGGAACACTCGGACGCCACGGCGACGCACTGGGACCAGCTCGACCTGGACGTGAACGACTTCGAATTCGACGACCCGGACGCGGCGCTGGTCACGGCGGGGCAGACGTACGACCTGGACTCGCCACTGGGGCAGGAGGAACTGCTGCAGAACCTGGGGCGCCTCAGCGGCGTGCAGGGCGTGATGGTGTGCCGCGCGAACGGCGAGGTGCTGCGGGTCCGGGCGATCCGGGACGCGGCCGGACTGGGCGCGGTCGTGGCGGCGAGCGCGCTGCTCTTCCAGCAGCGGGGGCTGCGGCTGATGTCGGCGGAACTGGGCGGCCGGACGGTGTGCATGCGCCCGCTGGGCGCGCACTGCGTGGCGGTCATCGTGAACTCTCAATCCAATGTGGGGCGGTTACTTGTGGAACTCCAGCACTTAAGGGCGGCGGCATGA
- the tsaE gene encoding tRNA (adenosine(37)-N6)-threonylcarbamoyltransferase complex ATPase subunit type 1 TsaE gives MNAFPLAPGEVRTLVGDGAQRDLGAALAAALPAGGVLFLEGELGAGKTTLTQGLVAALGFTDTVTSPTYALMHVYPTPGGGVLHVDAYRVRDVAELFEMDLEALVEGSRVSVIEWGEGLYAEWPDAPVLRLEHVDTSGDERRITRLR, from the coding sequence GTGAACGCTTTTCCCCTCGCACCGGGTGAGGTGCGGACGCTGGTGGGTGACGGCGCGCAGCGCGACCTCGGGGCGGCGCTGGCCGCGGCCCTGCCGGCCGGCGGCGTCCTCTTTCTAGAGGGCGAACTCGGCGCCGGCAAGACCACGCTGACGCAGGGCCTGGTCGCGGCGCTGGGCTTCACGGACACCGTGACCAGCCCGACCTACGCGCTGATGCACGTCTACCCCACGCCCGGCGGCGGCGTGCTGCACGTGGACGCCTACCGCGTGCGGGACGTGGCAGAACTGTTCGAGATGGACTTAGAGGCCCTGGTGGAGGGCAGCCGCGTGAGCGTCATCGAGTGGGGCGAGGGCCTGTATGCCGAGTGGCCGGACGCGCCCGTCCTGCGCCTGGAGCACGTGGACACCTCGGGGGACGAGCGGCGGATCACGCGCCTGCGGTAG
- a CDS encoding acetate kinase translates to MWTLILNCGSSSVKVALLSPGDGRVALSGLAERLGSEGAALRLDVQGERRVLALGTGSYAEAFAALLGELDALGLRADVRAVGHRVVHGGEAFSAPALITPEVLDAIRACSALAPLHNPANVAGIEAARAAFPGLPQVAVFDTAFHQTMPEVAYRYAVPDAWYRQHAVRRYGFHGTSHAYVAQEAAAMLERPLAELNVVTAHLGNGCSVCAVQGGRSVDTSMGLTPLEGLVMGTRSGDVDPGLHDFIARQAGLSLDQVTAALNRESGLAGLSGVSNDLRELEAAAGRGHAGARLALDVFVYRLAKGVASMAAALGRVDALVFTGGIGENSVPVRAATLARLGVLNAGVDDAANARAVRGTPGVISAPGRLLALVVNTNEELMIARETARTLGA, encoded by the coding sequence ATGTGGACGCTGATTCTGAACTGCGGGAGCAGCAGCGTGAAGGTGGCGCTGCTGAGTCCCGGCGACGGCCGGGTGGCCCTGAGCGGGCTGGCCGAACGGCTCGGCTCGGAGGGCGCGGCGCTCCGGCTGGACGTGCAGGGAGAACGGCGCGTCCTGGCGCTGGGCACCGGCAGCTATGCGGAGGCCTTCGCCGCCCTGCTCGGTGAACTGGACGCCCTGGGCCTGCGCGCCGACGTGCGGGCGGTCGGGCACCGCGTCGTGCACGGCGGGGAGGCCTTCAGCGCCCCGGCGCTGATCACGCCCGAGGTGCTGGACGCCATCCGGGCGTGCTCGGCGCTGGCGCCGCTGCACAATCCGGCGAACGTCGCGGGCATCGAGGCGGCGCGCGCGGCGTTTCCGGGCCTGCCGCAGGTGGCGGTGTTCGACACCGCGTTCCACCAGACCATGCCAGAAGTCGCGTACCGCTACGCGGTGCCGGACGCATGGTACCGGCAGCACGCCGTGCGGCGCTACGGCTTCCACGGCACGTCGCACGCCTACGTGGCGCAGGAGGCCGCGGCGATGCTGGAGCGCCCGCTGGCCGAGCTGAACGTGGTCACCGCGCACCTGGGCAACGGCTGCTCGGTGTGCGCGGTGCAGGGCGGCCGCTCGGTGGACACCAGCATGGGCCTCACGCCACTGGAGGGCCTGGTGATGGGCACCCGCAGCGGCGACGTCGACCCGGGCCTGCACGACTTCATCGCCCGGCAGGCGGGCCTCAGCCTGGACCAGGTGACGGCCGCCCTGAACCGCGAGAGCGGCCTGGCGGGCCTCAGCGGGGTCAGCAACGACCTGCGCGAACTGGAGGCCGCCGCCGGGCGCGGGCACGCGGGCGCGCGGCTGGCGCTGGACGTGTTCGTGTACCGGCTGGCCAAGGGCGTGGCCAGCATGGCCGCCGCGCTGGGGCGCGTGGACGCGCTGGTCTTCACCGGCGGCATCGGCGAGAATTCCGTGCCGGTGCGGGCCGCCACCCTGGCCCGCCTGGGCGTGCTGAACGCGGGCGTGGACGACGCCGCCAACGCCCGCGCGGTGCGCGGCACGCCGGGCGTGATCAGCGCGCCGGGCCGCCTGCTCGCGCTGGTCGTGAACACCAACGAGGAACTCATGATCGCCCGCGAAACTGCCCGCACGCTGGGCGCATGA